From a single Gracilimonas sp. genomic region:
- a CDS encoding methylmalonyl-CoA mutase subunit beta — protein sequence MENSDFEKALHFDEFPPISTEEWEAVIEKDLKGKDYKDVLRWQSGEGVNPLPFYREENVRDLSLSPETVAAHGSWNVIEPVESSAVSEANKEALHALENGASGLYFCPPKNYLQSREDLENLLKDIQIELIALRFGSAISSTDASVWLKEICDERKLNTEELSAGFNFDPMANGALTGNLVSKAEIKNTVNTFDESFSFCAIDSSVFANAGATIIQQLAFSMAAGNEYLGFNSKLAGNMHFNFATGPNYFLEIAKFRAFKRMWGQVLGEYGVDITQPSVHAETNFWNKSQSDAHNNMLRTTTEAMSAAIGGCDTITVHRYDEHFSDDSGFASRIARNIQLILQEEAYLDKVADPGAGSYYIEVLTDSMAQKSWVLFQEIEAKGGFHEALKSGYIQELVAASRKEKIEAYQQKEKVLVGVNKYKPDEKIQNLEFKIQNFASFDQDMNECITIDKISLLNIEAELKNGEG from the coding sequence AAGATTACAAAGATGTGCTTCGCTGGCAATCCGGCGAAGGGGTCAATCCTCTTCCGTTTTACCGGGAAGAAAACGTACGTGATCTTTCTCTTTCACCTGAGACTGTTGCAGCCCACGGCTCATGGAATGTTATAGAACCCGTGGAAAGTTCGGCGGTATCGGAAGCAAATAAAGAAGCCCTGCATGCACTCGAAAATGGAGCTTCCGGATTATATTTCTGTCCGCCCAAAAACTACCTGCAATCCCGTGAGGATTTGGAGAACTTATTAAAGGACATTCAAATTGAACTTATCGCTCTGAGATTTGGCAGTGCTATTTCTTCAACTGATGCATCTGTTTGGCTAAAGGAAATATGTGATGAACGAAAACTTAATACAGAAGAATTATCGGCAGGCTTTAATTTCGACCCGATGGCAAATGGAGCTTTAACCGGAAATCTGGTTTCAAAAGCTGAGATTAAAAACACGGTTAATACCTTTGATGAATCATTTTCATTTTGTGCCATCGATAGTTCAGTTTTTGCAAACGCCGGTGCGACTATCATTCAGCAGTTGGCCTTTTCTATGGCAGCCGGTAATGAATATCTCGGATTTAACTCAAAACTGGCCGGCAACATGCATTTTAATTTTGCGACCGGTCCCAATTACTTCCTTGAGATAGCAAAGTTCAGAGCTTTTAAGCGAATGTGGGGCCAGGTATTAGGCGAATATGGAGTGGATATCACTCAACCCTCCGTCCATGCTGAAACCAATTTTTGGAATAAATCCCAATCGGATGCCCACAATAACATGCTTCGAACCACGACGGAAGCCATGTCAGCAGCAATCGGGGGTTGCGATACCATCACGGTCCATCGTTATGATGAGCATTTTTCCGATGACTCCGGTTTTGCCTCCCGTATTGCCCGAAATATTCAGCTTATACTCCAGGAAGAGGCGTATTTGGATAAAGTGGCCGATCCAGGTGCCGGCTCATATTATATAGAAGTGCTTACTGATAGCATGGCCCAAAAAAGCTGGGTGTTATTCCAGGAAATTGAAGCCAAGGGTGGTTTTCATGAGGCGCTTAAATCAGGATACATACAAGAATTGGTAGCTGCTTCACGAAAAGAAAAAATCGAGGCTTACCAACAAAAAGAGAAAGTTTTGGTAGGGGTGAATAAATATAAGCCCGACGAAAAGATTCAAAATTTAGAATTCAAAATTCAAAATTTTGCCAGCTTTGACCAAGATATGAATGAATGTATTACGATCGACAAAATATCGCTTTTGAATATTGAAGCAGAACTTAAAAACGGGGAAGGATAA